A window of Terriglobia bacterium contains these coding sequences:
- a CDS encoding integration host factor subunit beta, translating to MIKLDIINEVVNKTGITKTKAELAVETVFDSMKNALSRGDRIELRGFGVFNVRPRKTGIGRNPRTGAEVNIPPGKAVRFKPGKELQSID from the coding sequence GTGATTAAGCTCGACATCATCAACGAAGTGGTGAACAAAACCGGCATCACCAAAACCAAAGCGGAATTGGCGGTGGAAACCGTGTTCGACAGCATGAAGAATGCGCTGTCGCGCGGGGACCGGATCGAATTGCGCGGATTTGGCGTGTTCAACGTGCGTCCGCGCAAGACCGGCATCGGACGCAACCCGCGCACCGGCGCCGAGGTCAACATCCCGCCCGGCAAGGCGGTCCGCTTCAAGCCCGGCAAGGAATTACAGTCCATCGACTAA
- the dcd gene encoding dCTP deaminase translates to MSIKSDRWIRRLALERDMINPFCEKQMAGGVISYGLSSYGYDLRVADEFKIFTNINATVVDPKNFDERSFVTVQSECAIIPPNSFALARSVEYFKIPRDVLTICVGKSTYARCGIIVNVTPFEPEWEGFVTLEISNTTPLPAKIYANEGLCQILFFQSDEQCETSYADRKGKYQAQKGIVLPKVNKK, encoded by the coding sequence ATGTCCATCAAAAGCGATCGCTGGATCCGCCGCTTGGCCCTGGAACGCGACATGATCAATCCCTTCTGCGAGAAACAGATGGCCGGCGGCGTCATCTCCTACGGCCTGTCCAGCTACGGCTACGACCTGCGCGTCGCCGACGAGTTCAAGATCTTCACTAACATCAACGCCACCGTGGTTGACCCCAAGAACTTCGACGAGCGCTCCTTCGTCACCGTGCAATCCGAGTGTGCCATCATTCCGCCCAACTCGTTCGCGCTTGCCCGCTCGGTGGAGTACTTCAAGATTCCGCGCGACGTGCTCACCATCTGCGTCGGCAAATCCACCTACGCACGCTGCGGGATCATCGTCAACGTAACGCCCTTCGAGCCCGAGTGGGAGGGCTTCGTCACCCTGGAAATTTCCAACACCACGCCGCTGCCCGCCAAGATTTATGCCAACGAGGGCCTCTGCCAGATCCTGTTTTTCCAGTCCGACGAGCAGTGCGAAACCAGCTACGCCGACCGCAAAGGCAAATACCAGGCGCAGAAAGGCATCGTCCTGCCGAAGGTGAACAAGAAATAG